In one window of Juglans regia cultivar Chandler chromosome 3, Walnut 2.0, whole genome shotgun sequence DNA:
- the LOC108984792 gene encoding delta(14)-sterol reductase, with translation MDLAFLLHALIPSWFSVAILATFFTYLAIVGSVLPGKVVSGVILQDGTRLHYRCNGLLSLLVLVGLLGIGAKMNYISPTVISDRGLELLSTILAFSFLVTFVLYAAGCKSSNQGSSLKPHLTESLIHDWWFGIQLNPQCMGIDLKFFFVRAGMMGWLLINLSVLARSIQDSTVSRSMILYQLFCVLYILDYFVYEEYMTSTWDIIAERLGFMLVFGDLVWIPFTFSIQGWWLLSNKPELTTAAVIANCFVFLMGYLVFRGANKQKHVFKKNPKALIWGKPPKVIGGKLLASGFWGVARHCNYLGDLLLALSFSLPCGISSPIPYFYPVYLLILLIWRERRDEARCALKYKEVWAEYCRLVPWRILPYFY, from the exons ATGGATCTGGCATTTCTTCTCCACGCTCTAATTCCCTCGTGGTTCTCA GTTGCGATCTTAGCCACGTTTTTTACCTACTTGGCCATTGTTGGATCCGTACTACCCGGAAAAGTTGTTTCCGGTGTGATCTTACAGGACGGTACCCGTCTTCACTATCGCTGCAACG GTTTGTTATCACTTCTTGTGCTGGTTGGGCTTCTCGGGATCGGTGCAAAGATGAATTACATATCGCCCACT GTGATATCAGACAGAGGGCTTGAGCTGCTATCAACAATTTTAGCGTTCAGTTTTCTT gtGACCTTTGTACTTTATGCTGCTGGCTGCAAGTCAAGCAATCAGGGTTCTTCCCTGAAACCTCATCTCACAGAGAGCTTAATACATGACTG GTGGTTTGGAATTCAGCTCAATCCTCAGTGTATGGGCATTGACCTCAA ATTTTTCTTTGTTAGAGCTGGAATGATGGGCTGGCTACTCATCAACCTATCAGTTCTAGCGAGAAGCATTCAAGATTCCACTGTGAGCCGATCAATGATTCTCTACCAGCTGTTTTGTGTG TTATACATCCTAGACTACTTTGTTTATGAGGAATACATGACCTCCAC ATGGGACATAATTGCTGAAAGGTTGGGCTTCATGTTGGTATTTGGAGATCTAGTGTGGATCCCTTTCACTTTTAGCATTCAG GGCTGGTGGCTTTTGAGCAACAAGCCAGAGCTTACAACAGCGGCTGTAATAGCCAATTGCTTTGTTTTTCTGATGGG GTATCTCGTATTTAGAGGAGCTAACAAGCAAAAACATGTATTTAAGAAGAATCCCAAAGCACTTATATGGGGCAAGCCTCCAAAGGTCATTGGGGGAAAGTTGCTTGCTTCCGGTTTCTG gGGAGTTGCACGGCACTGTAATTACCTTGGGGATCTGTTGCTTGCTCTGTCCTTCAGTTTACCGTGTGGGATAAG CTCCCCAATTCCATACTTTTATCCCGTTTATCTGCTTATTCTGCTAATttggagagaaaggagggaTGAAGCTCGCTGTGCCTTGAAGTACAAAGAAGTCTGGGCAGAATACTGTAGACTTGTTCCATGGAGAATATTGCCTTACTTCTATTAG